AACGCGTCGTTGACGTAGACGTCCGCCAGCGCCGCCAGCTCGCGGGAGAAGGCCTCGTCGTTCGCCTCCTCCTCCTTGTGGAAGCGCAGGTTCTCCAGGAGGAGCACCTGCCCCGCCTTCAGGTCGTTCACCTGCTTCTTCACGTTGTCGCCCACGCAGTCGTCCGCGTGGATGACCTCGTGCTTGCCGCCCAGGAGCTCCGCCAGCTTCTCCGCGACGAGCACCGTGGACAGCTTGGGGTCCGGCCCCTTGGGCCGACCGAGGTGGGACGCCAGGATGACCTTGCCGCCCATCTCCAGCGCGCGCCGGATGGTGGGCAGCGCCTCACGGATGCGGGTGTCGTCGGTGACGCGCCGCCCCTCCAGCGGGACGTTGAAGTCCACGCGGATGAAGACGCGCTTGCCGGTCAACTGCAGGTCATCGATGTAGCGGATCATCTTGGGGGTCCCTTGTGCCTGTCTCGGTCAGCCTGAGGTGCCAGGTGTGGCTTACGCCACGCCCTTGGACACGAGGAACTTCGCCGTGTCGACCATGCGGTTGGAGAAGCCCCACTCGTTGTCGTACCAGGCCATGACCTTGAGCAGGTTGTCGCCCATCACGTAGCAGTTGGTGGCGTCGAAGATGGCCGAGTGCGGGTTGCCGTTGTAGTCCACGGACACCGTCTGCGCGTCGCTGAACTCCAGCACGCCCTTGAGCGGGCCGTTGGCGGCGGCCTTCATCGCGGCGATGACCTCTTCCGCGGTGACCTTCTTGGAGGTGTTCACCGTCAGGTCCACCAGGGACACGTTCGGGGTGGGGACGCGGACGGACAGGCCGTGCATCTTGCCCTTGAGCGACGGGAGCACCTCGCCGATGGCCTTCGCGGCGCCGGTGCTGGTGGGGATCATGGAGAGCGCGGCGGCGCGGGCGCGGCGCATGTCGTCGTGGGTGAGGTCCAGGATGCGCTGGTCGTTGGTGTAGCTGTGCACCGTCGTCATCAGGCCCTTCTCGATGCCGAAGTTGTCCACCAGCACCTTGGCGATGGGCGCCAGGCAGTTGGTGGTGCACGAGGCGTTGGACACGATGTGGTGCTTGGCCGGGTCGTACTCGTGGTGGTTGATGCCGTACGCGATGGTCATGTCCGGGCCCTTGGCCGGCGCGGAGATGATGACCTTCTTGGCGCCAGCGGCCAGGTGCTTGGCGGCGGCGTCGCGCGCGGTGAAGCGGCCGGTGCACTCCATCACCACGTCCACGTTCATGCTCTTCCAGGGCAGCGCGGAGGGGTCCTTCTCCGCGGTGACGGCGATCTCCTTGCCGTTCACGACGATGCCCTTGTCCGTGTGGCTGACCTCGCCCGGCCACGTGCGGTGCACGGAGTCGTACTTGAACAGGTGGGCCAGCGCCGCCGGCTTGTCGAGGTCGTTGATGGCGACGATCTCGAGGTCTTCCTTGCGGCTGAGCGCGGCGCGCAGGATGCAGCGACCGATACGACCGAAGCCGTTGATGGCGAGCTTGATGGCCATGGTGTTTTCCGTCTCCTGGAAGGGGTGGGCCTTCGCGGCCCACCGTCATGAGTCTCGTAAAGAAGGCGGGCGACCGTAGGCAGGCGCCCCCGCCGAGTCAACGCCTCGCGTGGGCCGCTTTCGAGCGCGCACGCCGGAGCTGAACAATCACCCCGACCAACAGCCAGAGCCCGGAGGCCGTTCCCGCCCCGGCCCCGCACCCGCAGCCGGTGTCCCCCTTGGGGGAATAGTCATTCGGGAGCGCCGGGACGACCGTCGGCTCCGGCGGCGGGTCCACCGGCGGCGGCTTCACGGGCGGATGCGGATCCACCGCCCGCACCGCCACGCAGGACGACAGCGGCCGGGGGCTCACCGCGGGCAGCACGTCCTCGGAGGGCAGCGCCGGTGCCTGGGCGAGGATCCCCGAGCGCACCAGGAACCCGCCCACCAGCCGCGACCGTTCGCGGTTGGACGCAAGGCCCTCGAACGGGAAGCCCAGCACCAGCACCTGCCCCGCGGGCGCCATGCCCGACAGGACGGCCGCGCCAAGACCCGTATTGGGGTAGCGGAGCACGTCCGTCCCCGAGCCCGCGGGCAGCAGGATGTCCGTCACCCCCACGGGGTAGGCCCCGAGCGTCCCGTCGTCCAGCGGCGTGGCCGGCAGGTCGCGGAAGATGCCGCTCGCGAAGCCCTCCACCCGGCCCAGGGCCGAGCCCACGCCGAAGGAGGCCTGGAGGATGTCCGCGAGGAACTGCTTGTCCTCCGCGCTGCCCTGCGAGAGCGAATACACCGTGCGGCTGCCCGACAGCAGGAGATTTCCGCCGCCGGTGACGAACGCGCGCAGGGTGTCCTGTTCGGCCCGCGTCAGCCCCGCGCCCGCCACGCCGCCGCGACCGGTGGACCAGTCCACCAGCCGGTAGCCCGTGGGCGACACCAGCCCCGCCGCCACCGCGTTGCCCGCCGCGCTGTCGAAGGCCACCGCCGCGTGCGCGAACGCCGCGCCGTGCTGGCGCAGGTAGCTGCCGTCGTTCATCGCCTCCAGGTAGACGCGCAGCGGGGCCTCCAGGTCGTACGGCGTCTCCAGCTCCTCGCCGCACGCGACCGTCGCGTCCAGCCGCTCGTACGCGTTGATCAGCAGCACCGGCGGCGTGCTGCCCACGCGCACGCCCACCGTGGCGGACGGGAAGGACTCGCCGCCCGCGTTCACCGCGGCGACGCGAAAGTAGCGCAGCGTGCCTTCCGCCAGCGTGACGGTGGCCGCCGTGCCCTGGACCTCCATGCCCTCGTCCCAGCCGAAGCCGTCCGCGCTCTGGTACAGCCGGTAGGCCGTGGGGGCGTCGCGGCCCTCCTCCGAGGCCACCTGCGGGGGTGCGGACCACTTCACCTCGACCGCGCCCGGCGTCGCGTTGCGCGCCACCACCGCGCCCGGCGTCTCCGGCGGCAGGTGCACCGCCGCGCCGTCGCGGGTCGCGAAGTACTTGATCAACCCCTGCACGATGGCGCGCGCGGCCACGTGGCGGAACCGGGCCTCCTTGAGGCTCGCCGCGTCCACCGTGTTGTCGTGGTACGCCATCTCCAGCAGCACGCTGGGCATCTCCGGGTTGTGCGTGGGGTTCACCTCGCCCAGGTTCGCCGAGCGCAGGCCGCGCACGCGCCAGGCCGGATCCACCTCGCGCTTCAGGTCCGCTTCAATCTGCGACAGGAGCGCCCGCCCCAGCACGTCACCGCCCGCCACGCCGGTGAAGTTGAGCGTGCCGTCCACCGGGTTGGGCCCGTAGACGTAGCCCTCCGTCCCCCGGATGGTGCCGGACGTGCCCGCGTTGGTGTGCCACGCGACGTAGACGGCGTCCTCGCCCTCCTCGTGCAGCCACGCGGCGAAGCGCGGCCGGGACGTCACGTCCGCGTTGCGCTCGTTGGACAGCGCGTTGGCCCCCGACGGCGCGTACACGCTGAAGGGCGCCCCGCTGTACTGCACGTGGTAGCGCCCGCTCTCCTCGAAGCGGGGACGCAAGAGCGGCCCCTGCGCCGCGTCACCCATGAGGCCGCGTCCACCGCCCAGCCGCACCGCGTCCACGGACAGCGTCGCGCCCGCGACCGCCGAGTCGTTCTCCAGCACCACCGCGCCGGACTCCGGATGCGCCCCCGCCTTGAAGTAGAAGCGCCCCAGCAGCACCCACGTCCCGCCGTGGCGCTGCTGGTTCACGCGGAAGTGGCTCTCCCCGCCCGCGTGCTTCACCACGTAGTGCGCGTCCGTCGCGCGCGTGGGGTCGGAGCCGTAGGAGACGTAGACGTTGTAGGCCGCGGCCGCGGGCACGTCCGGGGTCCACGTCGCCTTCGCGGTGGAGGTGGCCGCCGTGTCCAGCGTCCGCGTGGTGCCCAGCGTGAAGGGCTCCACGCCGTTGCCCATGGGCACGGGCGGCGGGGCCCAGCCCTTCTGCGCGGAGGCGTGGAAGCGCGCGGTGTCCCCGCCCTCCACGTAGCCCGTGCCGCCGTTGTCCACGGTGGCGAGCAGCGGGTTCAGGTCCGACTCGCGCACCGTCACCACCGTGGCGCCCGCCGCCATCAGCAGGGGCTGCAGCTCCTGCGACACCACCTCCGCGGAGATGAAGTCCTCCACC
This genomic stretch from Corallococcus caeni harbors:
- the gap gene encoding type I glyceraldehyde-3-phosphate dehydrogenase — its product is MAIKLAINGFGRIGRCILRAALSRKEDLEIVAINDLDKPAALAHLFKYDSVHRTWPGEVSHTDKGIVVNGKEIAVTAEKDPSALPWKSMNVDVVMECTGRFTARDAAAKHLAAGAKKVIISAPAKGPDMTIAYGINHHEYDPAKHHIVSNASCTTNCLAPIAKVLVDNFGIEKGLMTTVHSYTNDQRILDLTHDDMRRARAAALSMIPTSTGAAKAIGEVLPSLKGKMHGLSVRVPTPNVSLVDLTVNTSKKVTAEEVIAAMKAAANGPLKGVLEFSDAQTVSVDYNGNPHSAIFDATNCYVMGDNLLKVMAWYDNEWGFSNRMVDTAKFLVSKGVA
- a CDS encoding golvesin C-terminal-like domain-containing protein; its protein translation is MRTFPPSWSRTLALTLLCTSFLAQAQGTPEAFEGDDLGLEPPGVQYLPAPAPRAHEQRRLSPDAPAVVRREPRDAKSHVKAAGVPQTRLGEGALSGKVIYLSPGHGFYRDNGLKRWATQRPNTWGVVEDFISAEVVSQELQPLLMAAGATVVTVRESDLNPLLATVDNGGTGYVEGGDTARFHASAQKGWAPPPVPMGNGVEPFTLGTTRTLDTAATSTAKATWTPDVPAAAAYNVYVSYGSDPTRATDAHYVVKHAGGESHFRVNQQRHGGTWVLLGRFYFKAGAHPESGAVVLENDSAVAGATLSVDAVRLGGGRGLMGDAAQGPLLRPRFEESGRYHVQYSGAPFSVYAPSGANALSNERNADVTSRPRFAAWLHEEGEDAVYVAWHTNAGTSGTIRGTEGYVYGPNPVDGTLNFTGVAGGDVLGRALLSQIEADLKREVDPAWRVRGLRSANLGEVNPTHNPEMPSVLLEMAYHDNTVDAASLKEARFRHVAARAIVQGLIKYFATRDGAAVHLPPETPGAVVARNATPGAVEVKWSAPPQVASEEGRDAPTAYRLYQSADGFGWDEGMEVQGTAATVTLAEGTLRYFRVAAVNAGGESFPSATVGVRVGSTPPVLLINAYERLDATVACGEELETPYDLEAPLRVYLEAMNDGSYLRQHGAAFAHAAVAFDSAAGNAVAAGLVSPTGYRLVDWSTGRGGVAGAGLTRAEQDTLRAFVTGGGNLLLSGSRTVYSLSQGSAEDKQFLADILQASFGVGSALGRVEGFASGIFRDLPATPLDDGTLGAYPVGVTDILLPAGSGTDVLRYPNTGLGAAVLSGMAPAGQVLVLGFPFEGLASNRERSRLVGGFLVRSGILAQAPALPSEDVLPAVSPRPLSSCVAVRAVDPHPPVKPPPVDPPPEPTVVPALPNDYSPKGDTGCGCGAGAGTASGLWLLVGVIVQLRRARSKAAHARR